From a region of the Necator americanus strain Aroian chromosome Unknown Necator_2022.05.29.01.07, whole genome shotgun sequence genome:
- a CDS encoding uncharacterized protein (NECATOR_2022.05.29.01.07.G79.T1), translating into MGATLSHRSADGCEKVIYHASRCLTQPQKNYQIEKEAFALIFAMQKFHRSIHGRNFTLRIDHKPFLAIFGSKKEYSANRLQRWTTILLNYNFTIEYKNTKDFDQLDALSRLVSSQSSIPEDFVLASIDGDVTSEFSENYCQLPASAESIRTATQTDRLIQLVTGNRPKFNRHSPLWHYYNRINTMTTVKGCLLTASRIVIPKSLRNRVFSALHKAHPGQTRMKMLARRFVYLPTIDFDIENSSRPAQDVHQCERIR; encoded by the coding sequence ATGGGAGCAACTCTCTCACATCGCTCCGCAGATGGATGCGAGAAGGTCATTTATCACGCAAGCCGTTGCCTGACACAACCACAGAAGAACTACCAGATTGAAAAGGAAGCATTCGCTCTCATTTTCGCCATGCAGAAGTTCCATCGTTCTATCCATGGACGAAATTTCACGCTGAGGATTGACCACAAACCGTTCTTGGCAATCTTcggaagcaaaaaagaatacaGTGCCAACCGTCTTCAGCGATGGACCACGATTTTGCTAAACTACAACTTCACTATCGAATACAAGAACACAAAGGATTTCGACCAACTGGACGCTCTTTCACGTCTCGTCTCGTCACAATCATCGATACCGGAAGATTTCGTGTTAGCCTCAATAGATGGTGATGTCACTTCTGAGTTCTCAGAAAACTATTGTCAGCTTCCAGCATCTGCCGAATCCATTCGGACTGCTACGCAAACCGATCGTCTTATCCAGCTTGTGACCGGAAACAGGCCCAAGTTCAACCGCCATTCTCCTCTGTGGCACTACTACAACCGCATAAATACCATGACAACAGTCAAAGGATGTCTGTTAACTGCATCCCGCATAGTGATTCCAAAATCACTTCGAAATCGAGTTTTTTCAGCACTACACAAAGCTCATCCAGGCCAAACAAGGATGAAAATGCTTGCAAGAAGGTTTGTCTATTTACCCACGATTGATTTCGACATCGAAAACTCGTCAAGACCTGCCCAAGATGTACACCAGTGCGAAAGGATCCGATGA